From the genome of Desulfocurvus vexinensis DSM 17965, one region includes:
- a CDS encoding DUF5049 domain-containing protein: MKILIRSTTLDGEPIPGSGETIQAADCLEVVELMRGQTPFTASRAPRDYMTEVLSGIEGGPTQPLPEEAAAAAAEFLTRLARHGLIEFLPDDKASDPWPERFLEALETVRLSGRTNMLDHPEVTRLTAEMGYPEVAEWLADHRREYAVFVLEGTRQLAKNFGGKEDPAPCADK; the protein is encoded by the coding sequence ATGAAGATCCTGATCCGCTCCACCACGCTGGACGGCGAACCGATCCCCGGCAGCGGGGAAACCATTCAGGCCGCCGACTGCCTCGAAGTTGTCGAGCTGATGCGCGGCCAGACGCCGTTTACCGCCAGCCGAGCGCCCCGGGACTACATGACCGAGGTGCTCTCCGGCATCGAAGGCGGGCCGACCCAGCCGTTGCCGGAGGAAGCCGCCGCTGCGGCCGCCGAGTTTCTCACCCGTCTGGCGCGGCACGGCCTGATCGAGTTCCTGCCCGACGACAAGGCCAGCGATCCCTGGCCGGAACGTTTCCTCGAAGCCCTGGAGACGGTGCGGCTCTCGGGGCGCACCAACATGCTCGACCACCCGGAGGTGACCCGGCTGACCGCCGAGATGGGTTACCCGGAGGTGGCCGAGTGGCTGGCGGACCACCGGCGTGAATACGCGGTCTTCGTCCTCGAGGGGACGAGGCAGCTCGCCAAGAACTTCGGCGGCAAGGAGGACCCGGCTCCATGTGCGGACAAGTAG